In Blattabacterium cuenoti, the following proteins share a genomic window:
- the gcvH gene encoding glycine cleavage system protein GcvH produces the protein MNPNNLRYSKNHEWIGMLNEKNQTYVGITHFAQNELGDIVYLDIEDSIIGKKVKAENSFGTIEAVKTVSDLFMPVSGYILEINNKLSSQPELINKSSYSEGWIIRIEIIDIKEYDKLMSSKEYQKYIQEQESN, from the coding sequence ATGAATCCTAATAATTTAAGGTATAGTAAAAATCATGAATGGATAGGTATGCTAAATGAAAAAAATCAAACTTATGTAGGGATAACTCATTTTGCTCAAAATGAGTTAGGAGACATTGTTTATTTAGACATAGAAGATTCCATTATAGGAAAAAAAGTAAAAGCAGAAAATTCATTTGGAACAATAGAAGCGGTAAAAACTGTTTCAGATTTATTCATGCCAGTTTCGGGTTATATTCTTGAAATTAATAATAAATTATCTTCACAACCAGAACTAATTAATAAAAGTTCTTATAGTGAAGGGTGGATTATTCGAATAGAAATTATAGACATCAAAGAATATGATAAATTAATGTCTTCAAAAGAATACCAAAAATATATACAGGAACAGGAATCTAATTAA
- a CDS encoding glycoside hydrolase family 73 protein — protein MKKFFYFVLFFLMSLFSFSQENKKEKVTENVIEYIKKYAVFAIEEMEKFGIPASIKLGQGILESSSGKSSLSKATNNHFGIKCGKNWIGDVYYHDDDLPKECFRKYNSVQESFHDHSKFLQQPRYYKLFFLKKNDYQAWATELKKAGYATSLNYANLLIDQIEKYCLWKFDQNTTSSIEKRIDQYLNYIKNKNQDSFFKILSKKLRFFINFLSFKKIE, from the coding sequence ATGAAAAAATTTTTTTATTTTGTATTATTCTTTTTGATGTCATTATTTTCTTTTTCACAAGAAAATAAGAAAGAAAAAGTAACAGAGAATGTGATTGAATATATTAAAAAATATGCTGTTTTTGCGATTGAAGAAATGGAAAAATTTGGAATTCCAGCAAGTATTAAATTGGGTCAAGGGATTTTGGAATCTTCTAGTGGAAAAAGTTCTTTATCCAAAGCGACAAATAATCATTTTGGAATTAAATGTGGAAAAAATTGGATAGGAGATGTTTATTATCATGATGACGATCTTCCTAAAGAATGTTTTAGAAAATATAATTCCGTGCAAGAATCTTTTCATGATCACTCTAAATTTTTACAGCAACCACGTTATTATAAATTGTTTTTTCTTAAAAAAAATGATTATCAAGCTTGGGCTACGGAACTAAAAAAAGCAGGTTACGCGACATCTTTAAATTATGCAAATTTGTTAATTGATCAAATTGAAAAATATTGTTTATGGAAGTTTGATCAAAACACTACTTCTAGTATAGAAAAAAGAATCGATCAATATTTGAATTATATAAAAAATAAAAATCAAGATTCGTTTTTCAAAATTCTTAGTAAAAAGCTCCGTTTTTTTATAAATTTTTTATCATTCAAAAAAATTGAATAG
- the trpD gene encoding anthranilate phosphoribosyltransferase — translation MNNKILKNLFLEKTLTKQEAKNLFIELSKGRINQTQIVAIATIYNMRPPTLEEIVGFRQAIMELSIKVNLTEFNAVDIVGTGGDGKNTFNISTLACFVVAGTGEKVIKHGSFSSSSITGSSNILKGLGYHFTNKEENLKNQLDKVGICYLHAPTFHPVLNRISGVRKELGVKTIFNILGPLLNPGKPRNQLLGVNNLELARIYHYMYQNTKNNYAIIHSLDGYDEITLTSDVKCYTPKGERFYSIKELEIGNKKIKVNPTELKGGKNTEENIRIFISVLSGEGTLAQNEVVLTNATFALSLLNQDSLENNYDKAKHSLKSGKAKNILKKLLSL, via the coding sequence ATGAATAATAAAATATTAAAAAATCTTTTTTTAGAAAAAACATTAACAAAACAAGAAGCGAAAAATCTTTTTATAGAATTATCAAAAGGTAGAATTAATCAAACACAAATAGTAGCGATAGCCACTATATATAATATGAGACCACCCACTTTAGAAGAGATTGTCGGTTTTAGACAAGCTATCATGGAGCTATCTATAAAAGTAAACCTTACAGAATTTAATGCTGTCGATATTGTAGGAACAGGCGGAGATGGAAAAAATACTTTTAATATCTCTACTTTAGCATGTTTTGTAGTAGCAGGAACAGGAGAAAAAGTAATCAAACATGGAAGTTTTAGTTCTTCTTCTATCACAGGGTCTTCAAACATCTTAAAAGGATTAGGGTATCATTTTACTAACAAAGAAGAAAATTTGAAAAATCAATTGGATAAAGTAGGAATTTGTTATTTACATGCTCCTACATTTCATCCTGTATTGAATAGAATATCTGGGGTAAGAAAGGAACTAGGAGTTAAAACTATTTTTAATATACTTGGTCCATTATTAAATCCAGGAAAACCAAGAAATCAATTGTTAGGAGTCAATAACTTAGAATTAGCAAGAATATATCATTATATGTATCAAAATACGAAAAATAATTATGCTATTATTCACAGTTTAGATGGTTATGATGAAATCACACTTACTAGTGATGTAAAATGTTACACCCCAAAAGGGGAACGATTTTACTCCATAAAAGAATTAGAAATAGGAAATAAAAAGATTAAAGTAAACCCCACTGAATTGAAAGGAGGTAAAAATACAGAAGAAAATATTCGTATATTTATTAGTGTTTTATCTGGAGAAGGGACTTTAGCTCAAAATGAAGTCGTTCTAACAAATGCTACGTTTGCATTAAGTTTATTAAATCAAGATAGTCTTGAAAACAATTATGATAAAGCAAAGCATTCATTAAAAAGTGGAAAAGCAAAGAATATTCTAAAAAAATTATTAAGCTTATGA
- a CDS encoding heavy metal translocating P-type ATPase, translating to MKEQNIFDFLDDKKISDKIIDFNHKNITKVRFLIPSIHCNSCVFILERLPKLHKNIFDSTIDFYSKQIWITFNNIELKLSDIAKLLDSMGYRPSINFESIENKKNNTNLLSRKLIGKLAISFFCFGNIMLLAIPEYVGAQEDIWFMENRNFFRYLMVILSLPVVIFSFTDHIKYAILGLKKHVLNINVPISIGILVLFLWSCYEVFFDLGSGYFDSLSSFSLFLLISKIFQIHTHNKILSFDKNYKSFYPVLITKIHRDEKNEKEEKILLSCLKEGDHILIRNEEIVPADSVLIKGNAVLDNSFITGESYLIPKKIGERIYAGSKQKGEAIIIKVIKNVDHSYLSLLWNKNKFNQFRSKKLFDLNSISTRFSQYFTPIILIISIITGIYWSFSNDVTKIFQTVFSVLIITCPCALVLSAPLIFGNIIRFFSKKGFYVKDIFTMERMSSAKTLIFDKTGTITDPNKEKISFVGKMKYEEKKIVASLLKNSIHPLSKKILSELTIKDFYLIKNFREIIGKGLEGIIKDIPVKIGSSKYLGITKKIINENKESQTTVFISINNKFVGYFLFRNCYREGIEKMFQDLKEYKIIILSGDHNDLEKKYLQSILPKSSQVFFSQSPEDKLNYVKKLQKNGEEIMMFGDGINDCAALNQSEVGISVSENPTSFFPNCDAFMQSNCLNKIFLFLKISKVSAKLVFCNFMISLFYNSVGILFAITGNLRPFIAAILMPLSSLSVIFFSILSTWIISRKF from the coding sequence ATGAAAGAACAAAATATTTTTGATTTTCTTGATGATAAAAAAATTTCAGATAAAATAATTGATTTTAACCATAAAAATATTACTAAAGTTCGTTTTTTAATTCCTTCTATTCATTGTAATTCTTGTGTTTTCATTTTAGAAAGATTACCCAAGCTACATAAAAATATTTTTGATTCTACTATTGATTTTTACAGTAAACAAATTTGGATTACATTCAATAATATTGAACTTAAACTGAGTGATATAGCTAAATTACTTGATAGTATGGGATATAGACCTTCGATTAATTTTGAATCGATAGAAAATAAAAAAAATAATACGAATTTATTAAGTCGAAAATTAATAGGAAAACTAGCTATTTCTTTTTTTTGTTTTGGCAATATTATGCTTTTAGCTATACCGGAATATGTTGGTGCTCAAGAAGATATATGGTTTATGGAAAATCGTAATTTTTTTCGTTATTTAATGGTAATCTTATCTTTACCTGTAGTCATATTTTCTTTTACTGATCATATTAAATATGCTATATTAGGATTGAAAAAACATGTTTTGAATATCAATGTTCCAATTTCTATTGGAATATTGGTTCTTTTTTTATGGAGTTGTTATGAGGTTTTTTTTGATTTAGGTTCTGGTTATTTTGATAGTCTTTCTAGTTTTTCATTATTTCTACTTATAAGTAAAATATTTCAAATACATACTCATAATAAAATTTTATCTTTTGATAAAAATTACAAATCTTTTTACCCAGTTTTAATAACAAAAATACATAGAGATGAAAAAAATGAAAAAGAAGAAAAAATTTTGCTTTCTTGCTTGAAAGAAGGTGATCATATTTTAATCAGAAATGAGGAAATTGTTCCTGCTGATTCTGTATTAATAAAAGGAAATGCTGTATTAGATAACAGTTTTATTACAGGAGAATCCTATTTAATTCCTAAAAAAATAGGAGAACGAATCTATGCTGGTTCTAAACAAAAAGGAGAAGCTATTATTATAAAAGTGATCAAAAATGTAGATCATAGTTATTTAAGTTTATTATGGAATAAGAATAAATTTAACCAGTTTCGTAGTAAAAAATTATTTGACTTGAATTCAATATCAACTAGATTTAGTCAATATTTTACTCCTATTATTTTGATAATTTCAATCATAACTGGAATATACTGGTCTTTTAGTAATGACGTTACAAAAATTTTTCAAACAGTTTTTTCCGTTTTGATTATTACTTGTCCTTGCGCTTTAGTTCTTTCTGCTCCATTAATTTTTGGAAATATTATACGTTTTTTTTCTAAAAAGGGTTTTTATGTGAAAGATATTTTCACAATGGAAAGAATGTCTTCAGCTAAAACTTTAATTTTTGACAAAACTGGAACTATAACTGATCCCAATAAAGAAAAAATATCTTTTGTAGGAAAGATGAAATATGAAGAAAAAAAAATTGTAGCTTCTTTATTAAAAAATTCAATTCATCCTTTAAGTAAAAAAATATTATCAGAATTAACTATAAAAGATTTTTATCTTATAAAAAATTTTAGGGAGATCATAGGGAAAGGATTAGAAGGAATCATAAAAGATATACCGGTAAAAATTGGTTCTTCAAAATATTTAGGGATTACAAAGAAAATAATTAATGAAAATAAAGAGAGTCAAACAACAGTTTTTATTTCTATAAATAATAAATTCGTAGGTTATTTTTTATTTAGAAATTGTTATCGTGAGGGAATAGAAAAAATGTTTCAAGATTTAAAAGAATATAAAATTATTATCCTTTCTGGAGATCATAATGATTTAGAAAAAAAATATTTACAGTCGATTTTACCAAAATCAAGTCAAGTTTTTTTTAGTCAAAGTCCAGAAGATAAACTGAATTATGTTAAAAAATTACAAAAAAATGGAGAAGAGATTATGATGTTTGGAGATGGAATTAATGATTGCGCTGCGTTAAATCAAAGTGAAGTAGGAATTTCTGTATCCGAAAACCCAACTAGTTTTTTTCCAAATTGTGATGCTTTTATGCAATCTAATTGTTTGAATAAAATTTTTTTATTTTTGAAGATATCTAAAGTCTCTGCAAAATTAGTATTTTGTAATTTTATGATCAGTTTATTTTATAATAGTGTAGGAATCTTATTTGCAATTACCGGGAATTTAAGACCTTTTATCGCGGCTATTTTGATGCCTTTAAGTTCTCTTTCTGTTATTTTTTTTTCTATTCTATCTACTTGGATCATTTCACGTAAATTTTAG
- a CDS encoding putative porin → MHINEKKTETENIEFYHPTYQDYKFWTEEKNLKKIFLEKPFSIKKYYSHNFFKYDNIGFFFSNEKDLFIPRYEKLMKENFNANMPKKMFFFKDPFFYREKIKYFDVKTPFSEIFYISDFLKKEKTLGGFFSQNFDEKSNYSVEYRNFHLENELDLKKSKDLLLTTFNYQNQNDYNYKLWGHYIYQKFDTKEKEEIPKWDIRNYKNVFFYHKKLIHTRFYISLLQKISYIKEKNRSLFLKTYMEYEKYSNDHSFIDFKGKKINHSYLRNGLFLIFNRKKISVEMGGIFDKIYYQLFNDSISKNKDINNLSIQTKIYYPINNVVEFYSNGKWVIENYNIKKSYLKGDIMLNAFLFSKFWLLTQLSLDENDNIIYNNFIPIHVLRKNQDSYNKNIFFFDREKTMNFSLSSYEKKYCVSFYISKLNHSFQDQDQEEEMKKFLYRKHIQLYGFKIKTTYDIWKFQLNNILLYQQYDADPLVFSIPNFLLRSTIFYKNNYFHKALFIQTGLSFHYFSKFYHQKASYPFNFQTFSLDEKYVPNKIIGGIPFVDYFFNFKIYRTIFYFGIQNINIGFYDVYNSHNNKLFIKTGFSWNLFT, encoded by the coding sequence ATGCACATTAATGAAAAAAAAACCGAAACAGAAAATATTGAATTTTATCATCCGACTTATCAGGATTACAAATTTTGGACAGAAGAAAAAAATCTAAAAAAAATTTTTTTAGAAAAGCCTTTTTCTATAAAAAAATATTATTCTCATAATTTCTTTAAATATGACAATATCGGGTTTTTTTTCAGTAATGAAAAAGATTTATTTATTCCTAGATACGAAAAATTAATGAAAGAAAATTTTAATGCAAATATGCCTAAAAAAATGTTTTTTTTTAAGGATCCTTTTTTTTATCGTGAAAAAATTAAATATTTTGATGTAAAAACTCCTTTTTCTGAAATTTTTTACATAAGTGATTTTTTAAAAAAAGAAAAAACATTAGGCGGTTTTTTTTCTCAAAATTTTGATGAAAAAAGTAATTATTCCGTAGAATATAGAAATTTTCATTTAGAAAATGAGCTTGATTTAAAAAAAAGTAAAGATTTATTATTAACCACCTTTAATTATCAAAATCAAAATGATTATAATTATAAATTGTGGGGACATTATATTTATCAAAAATTTGATACGAAAGAAAAAGAAGAAATCCCAAAATGGGATATTAGAAATTATAAAAATGTTTTTTTTTATCATAAAAAATTAATTCATACTAGATTTTATATAAGTCTTCTTCAAAAAATTTCTTATATAAAAGAAAAAAACAGATCATTATTTTTAAAAACTTATATGGAATACGAAAAATATTCCAACGATCATTCATTTATAGATTTTAAAGGAAAAAAAATCAATCATTCTTACTTAAGAAATGGTTTATTTTTAATTTTTAATCGAAAAAAAATCAGCGTAGAAATGGGGGGTATTTTTGATAAAATATATTATCAATTATTTAATGATAGTATTAGTAAAAATAAAGATATCAATAATTTGTCCATACAAACCAAAATCTATTATCCTATTAATAATGTTGTTGAATTTTATTCAAACGGAAAATGGGTTATAGAAAATTATAATATTAAAAAGTCCTATTTGAAGGGGGATATTATGTTAAATGCGTTTTTATTTTCAAAATTTTGGTTGCTAACTCAATTGAGTCTAGATGAAAATGATAATATAATCTACAATAATTTTATTCCTATTCATGTTTTAAGAAAAAATCAAGATAGTTATAATAAGAATATATTTTTTTTTGATAGAGAAAAAACAATGAATTTTTCCTTAAGTTCTTACGAAAAAAAATATTGTGTTTCTTTTTATATATCTAAATTGAATCATTCTTTTCAAGATCAAGATCAAGAAGAAGAAATGAAGAAATTTTTATATCGTAAACATATTCAATTATATGGATTTAAAATCAAAACGACATATGATATATGGAAATTTCAATTAAATAACATTTTATTATATCAACAATATGATGCTGATCCATTAGTTTTTTCTATCCCAAATTTTTTATTGAGAAGTACAATATTTTATAAAAATAATTACTTTCATAAAGCTTTATTTATCCAAACAGGGCTTTCTTTTCATTATTTTAGTAAATTCTATCATCAAAAAGCATCTTATCCTTTTAATTTTCAAACTTTTTCTTTAGATGAAAAATATGTTCCTAATAAAATTATTGGAGGAATTCCTTTTGTGGATTATTTTTTTAATTTTAAAATATATAGAACTATATTTTATTTTGGTATCCAAAATATAAATATAGGATTTTATGATGTTTATAATTCTCATAATAATAAACTATTTATTAAAACAGGTTTTTCGTGGAATCTTTTTACTTAA
- a CDS encoding anthranilate synthase component II yields MNKILILDNYDSFTYNLVHAVKKLTTNPIQVSRNNEIKLSDIEKYNKIILSPGPGIPDEAHILKPLVKAFASTKSIFGVCLGQQAIGEVFGATLLNTKEVYHGISSLIKIVDTQEILFQKLPKEIKVGRYHSWIISPHNFPEELQITAIGKKGEIMALRHKFYDVCGVQFHPESILTPYGEKIIDNWLNLNLL; encoded by the coding sequence ATGAATAAAATACTGATTTTGGATAATTATGACTCTTTTACTTATAATCTTGTACATGCTGTAAAAAAATTAACAACAAATCCGATACAAGTATCTAGAAATAACGAAATTAAACTATCGGATATAGAAAAATATAATAAAATTATTCTTTCTCCAGGACCTGGAATACCTGATGAAGCACATATTTTAAAACCTTTAGTAAAAGCTTTTGCTTCTACAAAAAGTATTTTCGGAGTTTGTTTAGGTCAACAAGCAATAGGAGAAGTGTTTGGAGCTACTCTTCTGAATACAAAAGAGGTTTATCATGGAATATCTAGTTTAATTAAAATTGTAGATACACAAGAGATTTTATTTCAAAAATTACCTAAAGAGATTAAAGTCGGACGTTATCATTCTTGGATTATATCTCCACATAATTTTCCTGAAGAACTTCAGATAACAGCTATTGGAAAAAAAGGGGAAATTATGGCTTTACGTCACAAATTTTATGATGTGTGTGGAGTACAATTTCATCCAGAATCTATTTTAACTCCATATGGGGAAAAAATAATAGATAATTGGCTGAATTTAAATTTATTATGA
- a CDS encoding anthranilate synthase component I family protein — protein sequence MFKFNFRTIQKKILADSATPIELYLKLRDIFPNTLLLEYSDYQISKNNSSILCIDPISELILDQNVLRISYPNCVHKDIFINDKLDIQILIEDFFQKFENESITYFYSGLYGYMSYDSIQYFENIQFHAPINKIYNIPKIRLGFYRNLIVFHHFHHEIYVIEHQFYDIEKKTFMNQLIELIKKKNFSSFPFKSIGSRYSNVTDIEYKKMVSLGVKACLRGDVFQIVLSRQFQQKFKGDEFNVYRALRFINPSPYLFYFDYGNYKLFGSSPESQLIIHNQIAYINPIAGTIRRSGDEDKDKNLSENLSSNPKENAEHVMLVDLARNDLSKNSSNVKVEKFKEIQIFSHVLHMVSKVSGKIDNNISIIKVFGDTFPAGTLSGAPKYKAMELIDKIENQHRGIYGGAIGFFGLNNSCINTAIVIRSFVSKNNTLFFQAGAGIVSDSKVEKELEEVNNKLMALFKAIELAKNI from the coding sequence ATGTTTAAATTTAATTTTAGAACTATTCAGAAAAAAATTTTGGCTGATAGTGCTACACCAATAGAATTATATTTAAAACTAAGAGATATTTTTCCTAATACATTATTATTAGAATATTCTGATTACCAAATTTCCAAAAATAATTCTTCTATTCTTTGTATTGATCCTATTTCTGAACTTATTTTAGATCAAAATGTACTGCGAATATCATATCCTAATTGTGTTCATAAAGACATTTTTATAAATGATAAATTGGATATACAAATTTTAATTGAGGATTTTTTTCAAAAATTTGAAAACGAAAGTATAACTTATTTTTATTCAGGATTATACGGTTACATGTCTTATGACAGTATTCAATATTTTGAAAATATTCAATTTCATGCCCCAATTAATAAAATATATAATATTCCTAAAATACGACTTGGTTTTTATCGAAACTTAATTGTGTTTCATCATTTTCATCATGAGATATATGTAATTGAACATCAGTTTTATGATATTGAAAAAAAAACTTTCATGAATCAATTGATAGAATTAATAAAAAAGAAAAATTTTTCATCTTTTCCATTTAAATCTATTGGAAGTCGTTATTCAAATGTAACAGATATAGAATACAAAAAAATGGTATCTTTAGGAGTAAAAGCTTGTTTACGTGGAGATGTTTTTCAAATTGTATTATCTCGTCAATTTCAACAGAAATTTAAAGGAGATGAGTTTAATGTATACCGTGCTTTAAGATTTATAAACCCTTCCCCATATCTTTTTTATTTTGATTATGGAAATTATAAATTATTTGGTTCTTCTCCAGAATCTCAACTCATTATTCATAACCAAATAGCTTATATTAATCCAATAGCAGGAACAATACGGAGATCAGGAGATGAAGATAAAGATAAAAATCTATCCGAAAATCTTTCAAGTAATCCAAAAGAAAATGCCGAACATGTCATGTTAGTAGATTTAGCAAGAAACGATCTCAGTAAAAATTCTTCTAATGTTAAAGTAGAAAAATTCAAAGAAATACAAATTTTTTCTCATGTATTACACATGGTGTCTAAAGTATCTGGTAAGATAGATAATAATATCTCAATTATAAAAGTATTTGGAGACACTTTTCCTGCAGGAACTCTTTCTGGAGCCCCTAAATATAAGGCGATGGAATTAATTGATAAAATTGAAAATCAACATAGAGGAATATATGGAGGGGCAATTGGTTTTTTTGGATTAAATAATTCTTGTATTAATACGGCCATAGTCATTCGTTCTTTTGTGAGTAAAAATAATACTCTATTTTTTCAAGCTGGCGCAGGGATTGTTTCTGACTCTAAAGTAGAAAAAGAGTTAGAAGAGGTAAATAACAAACTTATGGCCTTATTTAAAGCTATAGAATTAGCTAAAAATATATGA